From the Cryptomeria japonica chromosome 2, Sugi_1.0, whole genome shotgun sequence genome, one window contains:
- the LOC131070569 gene encoding uncharacterized protein LOC131070569: protein MGAMAGAGLPSLGRVRLIDLVATDGLSSDKYKLAVNTLSQSLTRYYAAIIELPVGDDVMLRCAIDSGRMYFHQRPYQGTEMIHSGEAQDWNKTSGYFTDPQIWQETFDYRPGQTPIELSCGAELPPAGLPDLFSFLGKAARDILDAIGCSLELRSFCFTDLLDNMPLKNGEVSSSVLSVCCHGRPGFQSGHHATITMAAQEQTQIPIFGGHDPDVDKSFLTLVRSDKPGLQIRDIHSRWILVDGDLGPQDIIVYPGLALYQATAGYINPALHRTDIGSLQGSMYGRCSLSFKLMPRASGILHCTSMTSAGHGVGAPFQQPISVHDFMQRTHPMDQLMSRQGFMNFSYPVTSDVSVKAVFKRRKQTSRSKPLAPSKRLRLEAQRVLKERVQEIADRKGIKLRFCGLRECEEQHIPSLDSPCGVVRTEIGWPHGVPFVHPHDLPNKAKLAFLEAYEPGWTASQDMEVGYN from the exons ATGGGTGCCATGGCAGGGGCTGGTTTGCCATCTTTAGGCCGTGTTAGGCTGATTGACTTGGTTGCTACAGATGGACTGTCTTCTGACAAATACAAGCTTGCTGTAAACACACTTTCACAGTCCCTTACAAGATATTATGCAGCAATTATTGAGCTACCTGTTGGTGATGATGTTATGTTGAGATGTGCCATAGATTCTGGTCGAATGTATTTCCATCAAAGACCTTACCAAGGAACTGAGATGATTCATTCTGGGGAAGCACAGGACTGGAACAAGACTTCAGGTTATTTTACAGATCCACAGATTTGGCAGGAAACATTTGATTACAGACCTGGTCAAACTCCAATAGAACTGAGTTGTGGTGCAGAATTGCCCCCAGCTGGCTTACCGGATCTCTTTTCTTTTCTTGGGAAAGCAGCTCGTGATATTTTAGATGCAATTGGATGTTCACTTGAGCTTCGGAGCTTTTGTTTCACTGATCTTCTTGACAATATGCCTTTAAAAAATGGTGAAGTATCAAGTTCAGTTTTGTCAGTTTGTTGTCATGGAAGACCAGGTTTCCAGAGTGGGCATCATGCTACAATAACAATGGCAGCACAGGAACAGACTCAAATACCGATTTTTGGGGGCCATGACCCAGATGTTGATAAGAGTTTTCTGACTCTTGTGCGATCTGATAAACCAGGTCTACAAATTCGAGACATTCACAGTCGTTGGATTCTTGTAGATGGTGATCTTGGACCACAAGATATTATTGTTTACCCAGGGCTTGCTCTTTATCAAGCCACAGCAGGTTACATAAATCCAGCACTCCATAGAACAGACATTGGAAGCCTGCAAGGGAGTATGTATGGGAGGTGCTCATTATCTTTTAAGCTCATGCCACGAGCCTCTGGTATTCTACATTGCACATCAATGACATCAGCAGGGCATGGTGTTGGAGCTCCATTTCAACAGCCCATTTCTGTGCATGATTTCATGCAAAGGACACATCCCATGGATCAACTCATGAGTCGGCAGGGGTTTATGAATTTTTCTTATCCAGTTACTTCTGATG TGTCAGTTAAAGCTGTTTTCAAGAGGAGAAAGCAAACTTCTAGGAGCAAGCCCCTGGCTCCATCTAAGAGATTACGCCTAGAGGCTCAAAGGGTTCTAAAGGAAAGGGTCCAGGAGATTgctgatagaaaaggcatcaagtTACGTTTCTGCGGTCTGAGAGAATGTGAAGAGCAACACATACCATCATTGGATAGCCCATGTGGAGTTGTACGCACTGAAATTGGCTGGCCTCATGGAGTGCCATTTGTGCATCCTCATGATCTTCCTAACAAGGCCAAACTAGCATTTCTGGAAGCATATGAACCAGGTTGGACAGCTTCACAAGATATGGAGGTTGGGTATAATTGA